One part of the Desulfurococcaceae archaeon genome encodes these proteins:
- a CDS encoding OFA family MFS transporter gives MNHSLVNVVGALAMMTVRRMQYRLLILIGATVTMMFISIYQYSWSLFSTGLRRVFNWDKPTVDLTFTVFAYLSTLTQPFSGYVADRVSPRLIAVIGALLTGAGLMLCSTVSSPWQLYLYYGIGSLGVGFLYGVSVAVVIKWFPEKRGLASGIVASGFGSGTALFNVLIDQAIENLGVLVVFLYIGVIMLSILLPITAFYRYPAYSTSGSEVNYAKNTVDTGDWTWREMVMTYQWWFIYASFTAMTAVHLLFGGHVKSIALENGIPDTIMYTTLTVFPIANGISRVFGGWVSDRIGRQKSMTMFYALSGVSLVLLALTARNPVAFTSFTVLTMLFAGPSLALTPAIISDFYGSRYLTVNYGLTYTAKSWGGLLSGYITALIVSVFGAYTYSLIGIGVSALIASLIVHPQVLRKPVRRSS, from the coding sequence GTGAATCATTCCCTAGTAAATGTTGTAGGTGCTTTAGCGATGATGACTGTACGGAGAATGCAGTACAGGCTGCTCATCTTAATCGGCGCTACCGTTACAATGATGTTCATAAGCATATACCAGTACTCCTGGTCTCTTTTTTCTACGGGTTTGAGGAGGGTCTTCAACTGGGATAAGCCCACGGTAGACTTGACATTCACGGTTTTTGCATATCTATCTACACTAACGCAACCCTTTTCGGGTTACGTAGCTGACAGGGTAAGTCCTAGGTTAATAGCGGTTATTGGTGCACTACTGACAGGTGCGGGTTTAATGCTTTGCTCGACTGTGAGTAGCCCTTGGCAACTATACCTCTACTACGGCATCGGTTCTTTAGGTGTGGGGTTTCTCTATGGTGTCTCAGTAGCTGTGGTCATTAAATGGTTTCCCGAGAAACGTGGTCTTGCATCCGGCATAGTAGCATCTGGTTTTGGTTCGGGGACGGCTCTTTTCAACGTCTTAATAGACCAGGCAATAGAGAACTTAGGTGTTCTCGTGGTGTTTCTTTACATTGGTGTCATAATGCTAAGCATACTACTACCAATTACTGCGTTTTATAGGTACCCGGCTTACAGCACCAGTGGTAGTGAAGTGAACTACGCTAAAAATACGGTAGATACGGGAGACTGGACGTGGCGTGAAATGGTTATGACGTACCAGTGGTGGTTCATTTATGCATCCTTCACTGCGATGACGGCCGTACACCTACTATTCGGTGGACACGTGAAGTCGATCGCGCTCGAAAACGGCATACCTGACACCATAATGTACACTACGTTGACGGTGTTCCCCATAGCTAACGGAATTAGCAGGGTTTTCGGTGGTTGGGTTTCAGATAGGATAGGCAGGCAGAAGTCCATGACGATGTTCTACGCTCTATCGGGGGTATCCCTGGTCTTACTAGCCCTCACAGCACGTAACCCGGTAGCCTTTACGTCGTTTACCGTGTTAACAATGCTGTTCGCGGGGCCTTCCCTGGCTTTAACGCCGGCAATCATAAGCGACTTTTACGGATCCCGGTACTTGACGGTAAACTACGGGCTAACGTATACCGCTAAGAGCTGGGGCGGGCTACTCTCAGGCTATATTACGGCGTTAATAGTGTCGGTATTTGGCGCATATACGTACTCGCTAATAGGTATCGGTGTAAGCGCGCTAATAGCGTCATTAATAGTACACCCACAAGTACTTAGAAAACCAGTGAGAAGAAGCTCATAG
- a CDS encoding DUF917 domain-containing protein, whose product MVSFMKKFTIQDLKDIVIGATFLGSGGGGSPENGLQLVNEIAKVAGEVPVVEPAELADNEYVAMIAGMGAPKALKERGFGPEAIYAFEGLERIYSVIGIKFRYVMPGETGGFNSITPIYVAAVKGLTIVDADGTGGRAVPELGTTLYQLYGISHSPFVVADREGNTVVGWLKNPMDGHTAENIARHVTVAFGMLSGLGTWVVTGWQVKNYLEPNVLAKSLNIGKAISKAKATGKDPVKEVVEVTKGYELFRGVVKKVEIKTVAGFDFGRVTLEGVEQYKGKTFFVDFKNENMIAWKAEGQPAAMVPDLICWITLDGTPLTNADMKEGLKVAAVGIPASEKWRKHPKAFDVWRHILEPIGYKGDYIPVEKLL is encoded by the coding sequence GTGGTAAGTTTTATGAAGAAGTTTACTATTCAAGACCTCAAAGACATTGTAATCGGAGCGACTTTTCTCGGTAGCGGTGGCGGGGGATCTCCCGAAAACGGGCTCCAGCTAGTAAACGAAATAGCCAAGGTCGCTGGCGAGGTACCCGTAGTGGAACCGGCGGAGCTCGCTGATAACGAGTACGTTGCGATGATCGCGGGCATGGGTGCTCCTAAAGCGCTCAAAGAAAGAGGCTTCGGGCCCGAGGCCATATACGCGTTCGAAGGCCTCGAGAGGATATATTCGGTAATAGGCATAAAGTTCCGGTACGTAATGCCTGGGGAAACAGGAGGTTTTAACTCAATAACGCCCATATACGTAGCTGCCGTGAAGGGGCTCACTATAGTGGATGCTGATGGTACGGGTGGTAGGGCGGTACCGGAACTAGGCACAACCCTTTACCAGCTGTATGGTATTTCTCACTCCCCATTCGTCGTGGCAGATAGAGAAGGCAATACTGTGGTTGGATGGCTCAAGAACCCCATGGACGGCCACACAGCTGAAAATATTGCAAGACACGTGACAGTAGCGTTCGGAATGCTGTCCGGACTAGGTACCTGGGTCGTAACGGGGTGGCAGGTCAAGAATTACCTAGAGCCTAACGTGCTTGCTAAGTCCCTTAATATAGGTAAGGCAATAAGCAAAGCTAAAGCCACCGGTAAAGACCCTGTCAAAGAAGTAGTGGAAGTCACTAAGGGATATGAACTATTCAGAGGCGTGGTTAAAAAAGTAGAAATTAAAACAGTGGCGGGCTTCGACTTCGGGCGTGTTACGCTTGAAGGCGTTGAACAGTACAAGGGTAAAACATTCTTCGTAGACTTCAAGAACGAGAACATGATAGCGTGGAAGGCGGAAGGCCAGCCCGCCGCCATGGTGCCCGACTTAATCTGCTGGATAACTCTCGACGGCACTCCTCTAACGAATGCAGATATGAAAGAAGGCCTCAAAGTCGCGGCGGTGGGAATACCGGCCTCAGAGAAGTGGAGAAAACACCCAAAGGCATTTGACGTGTGGAGGCACATACTAGAGCCCATAGGCTATAAAGGAGACTATATCCCGGTAGAAAAACTACTCTAG
- a CDS encoding aspartate/glutamate racemase family protein — protein MTRIIKILDLVPVVYTEDLRLSMDDRRRLAVDVSNETGGLVRLDVVTVNKGPASIESVYDEYVSAPYILEKVKWAEESGYDAVVIDCFGDPALDAARELVKIPVIGPNQASCLIAVQLAQRFSIVTTLPEAEPALRALIAKYGLTQHLASIEVVNIPVLELGKDPEKLVNSIVEAGKRAYYAHYAKALILGCTGMSFVANKVEERLLEEKIEIPVIEPLRAAVYTAVSLVLFGKSHSKATYRLPRQKLRVADFKTI, from the coding sequence TTGACGCGCATCATAAAAATCCTAGACCTCGTACCAGTGGTGTATACCGAAGATCTTAGACTATCTATGGATGATAGACGTAGACTTGCCGTGGACGTTTCTAATGAGACCGGGGGATTAGTTAGGTTAGACGTGGTCACCGTTAACAAAGGCCCCGCCTCCATAGAGTCTGTGTACGACGAGTACGTGAGTGCACCCTACATTCTCGAAAAGGTAAAGTGGGCTGAAGAAAGTGGCTATGACGCCGTCGTAATCGACTGTTTCGGCGATCCGGCTTTAGATGCCGCCAGGGAGCTCGTCAAGATACCGGTGATCGGGCCTAACCAGGCCTCGTGTCTTATCGCCGTTCAACTCGCACAGAGGTTTTCCATAGTAACTACTCTTCCTGAGGCCGAGCCGGCTCTTCGGGCGCTAATAGCTAAGTACGGTTTAACCCAGCACTTAGCCTCAATAGAGGTAGTAAACATACCCGTGCTGGAACTTGGAAAAGACCCGGAAAAACTGGTTAACAGTATCGTCGAGGCGGGTAAGCGAGCCTACTACGCACACTACGCGAAGGCGCTAATCTTAGGGTGTACCGGTATGTCCTTTGTAGCGAATAAGGTAGAAGAAAGGCTCCTCGAGGAGAAGATCGAAATACCTGTTATAGAGCCTTTGAGAGCTGCAGTATACACGGCGGTGTCGCTAGTACTCTTTGGTAAATCGCACAGTAAGGCTACGTATAGACTGCCAAGACAAAAACTTCGAGTAGCCGATTTTAAGACTATTTGA
- a CDS encoding minichromosome maintenance protein MCM — MPDSTTETFVDYVQQFKNFVENFRSREGTLRYYERIWELIRMGQRSLIINFDDLILFDPALAEKVLDNPAEVLEAFNQALQEIVMRENPEYARHVKRFYVRIRNPPKIMKIRELTSDYIGKLVSIEGIVTRVTRVDAKLVKAIFKHTSEQGEHEFEYPPEGVVTDKVERPPYCPVCHKLGKFELVVEKSDFVDWQKVVVQEKPEEVPGGQIPRSVEAILTGDIVDSARPGDRVVVTGILKVQPLAGSPDRRGSRSVFSFYVDVNHIEVQEKVLEEIVITREDEERIWELARDPWIREKIIASIAPGIYGYWDIKEAIALLLFGGAPKILPDGTRIRGDIHVLITGDPGTAKSQLLQFTARIAPRGLYTSGKGSTAAGLTATVLRDKATGEYYLEAGALVLADGGLAAIDEIDKMREEDRSAIHEALEQQTVSIAKAGIVARLNARTSVLAAGNPKYGRYDPTQPVSKNIDLPPTILSRFDLIFIVQDIPRADHDRRLAKHVLGIHTEAEKARGFIDPQLLKKYISYARRYVRPQLTPEATKLVEEFYVSLRQASLTAGEGGLSAIAITPRQLEALIRLTEAHAKMALKTKATIEDAEEAIRLMMATLSKAGFDVESGKIDIDILETGIPASRREKKKKFIAFLSRLLEEVGGEIELNELYTKAREEGFEKDFVMEVVNELHKSGEIYYPRAGKIAKVR; from the coding sequence CGTAGAGAACTTCAGGTCCCGGGAAGGTACTCTAAGATACTATGAAAGAATTTGGGAACTCATCAGAATGGGGCAGAGAAGCCTCATAATAAATTTCGATGATTTAATACTATTTGATCCCGCGCTAGCCGAGAAGGTGTTAGATAACCCCGCGGAGGTTCTCGAGGCATTCAACCAGGCCCTGCAAGAGATCGTAATGAGGGAGAACCCCGAATACGCTAGGCACGTTAAGAGGTTCTACGTCAGGATCAGGAATCCCCCGAAAATAATGAAAATCCGGGAACTGACAAGCGACTATATAGGAAAGCTCGTTTCCATCGAAGGGATAGTTACGCGGGTTACTAGAGTGGATGCGAAGCTCGTAAAGGCAATATTCAAGCACACAAGCGAGCAGGGGGAACACGAATTCGAGTATCCGCCTGAAGGCGTGGTAACCGATAAGGTGGAAAGGCCGCCTTACTGTCCCGTCTGCCATAAGCTGGGTAAGTTCGAGCTTGTAGTTGAAAAAAGCGATTTCGTCGACTGGCAGAAGGTAGTAGTGCAGGAGAAGCCCGAGGAGGTCCCCGGGGGGCAGATACCGAGATCCGTTGAAGCCATTTTGACGGGTGACATTGTCGATTCGGCGAGACCAGGTGATAGGGTAGTAGTAACGGGTATTTTGAAGGTACAGCCACTAGCAGGTTCGCCTGACCGCAGGGGGTCTAGGAGCGTGTTTTCATTCTACGTAGATGTAAACCACATAGAGGTCCAGGAAAAGGTTCTCGAAGAAATAGTAATTACGAGGGAAGATGAAGAGAGGATCTGGGAGCTTGCAAGAGACCCTTGGATAAGAGAAAAGATAATAGCTAGCATAGCACCCGGGATCTACGGCTACTGGGACATTAAGGAGGCAATAGCGCTCCTTCTATTTGGTGGTGCGCCTAAAATCCTACCAGATGGAACTAGGATCAGGGGAGACATTCATGTACTGATAACTGGGGATCCAGGTACAGCCAAGTCCCAGTTATTGCAGTTCACTGCTAGGATAGCTCCGCGCGGCCTTTACACAAGCGGTAAGGGTTCGACGGCAGCTGGTTTAACGGCAACTGTCTTGCGGGACAAGGCCACAGGTGAATATTACCTGGAAGCCGGTGCACTGGTTCTAGCGGATGGGGGTCTTGCGGCAATCGATGAGATAGACAAAATGAGAGAAGAAGATAGAAGCGCCATTCACGAGGCACTAGAGCAGCAGACTGTTAGCATAGCGAAAGCCGGTATCGTTGCAAGACTTAATGCTAGAACGTCCGTTTTAGCAGCCGGGAACCCCAAGTACGGTAGGTACGACCCCACACAGCCCGTAAGCAAGAACATTGACTTGCCGCCAACGATACTCTCAAGGTTCGACTTGATATTTATAGTCCAGGATATACCGCGAGCTGACCACGACCGGAGGCTTGCGAAACACGTACTCGGCATACACACGGAGGCCGAGAAAGCACGGGGGTTCATAGATCCGCAACTACTCAAGAAGTACATTAGCTATGCTAGGAGGTACGTTAGGCCCCAACTCACCCCGGAGGCGACCAAGCTAGTAGAGGAATTCTACGTGAGCCTTAGGCAGGCATCACTAACTGCGGGGGAGGGAGGGCTTTCCGCCATAGCAATTACGCCGAGGCAGCTTGAAGCCCTCATAAGGCTCACAGAGGCTCACGCCAAGATGGCGCTAAAGACGAAGGCGACAATCGAAGACGCCGAAGAGGCTATAAGGCTCATGATGGCAACGCTCTCCAAGGCGGGATTTGACGTAGAGAGCGGTAAGATAGACATAGACATACTAGAGACCGGGATACCCGCTTCACGTAGAGAGAAGAAAAAGAAATTCATAGCATTCCTCTCAAGGTTGTTAGAAGAGGTCGGTGGTGAAATAGAATTAAATGAGCTGTATACAAAGGCCAGGGAAGAAGGCTTCGAAAAGGACTTCGTCATGGAGGTCGTAAACGAGCTACATAAAAGTGGAGAAATATACTACCCGAGGGCGGGCAAGATCGCGAAGGTAAGATAA